In the Ornithinimicrobium pratense genome, GATCCGCTGCGCGGCCACCTCTGGCGCCACATAGATCTCGACGTGGAACCGCTGGTGCGAGGTCTCGTACTCCTCGGCATCCCCGAACCACAGGTTCGGCACCCGCCCCGTGATGTCCCGGATCTCGTCGCTGGGGGACCCGTGCCCCTGGGCCTCGGCGCGCCCGGTCAGCAGGACGGCCCACACCGGAGCGATCGTCGCGGAGCGTGTCGTATCGAGGCCGAGCTCGATCTCGGTGACCGAGGCAGGGTCCGCCGCGACCTTGTGGTCGGCCGCGATCTCGGTGATCCGACGGGCGAGGTCGACGTCTTGCTGGGTCACCCATTCGATGATGTGTTTGGTGCCGTCCTGGTCGTGGTAGACGGCGTCGATGGTGACCAGCTCGAGGTCAACGTACCCCTCGCCCATCGACACGCGCGGGTGGTGGCCGAGGGCGTCGCCCGCCTCGCCCGCGGCAGCGACGAACCGTGCGCCGGCGCTGAAGTCGTCGACCACATACCGGGCATGCAGTCCCTGGGCGAGCTTTCGCCAGTCGTTCAGGCTGGCCTCGGCAATCTGTTGGCCCATCAGGATGTCCATAAACGCGACCCTAGCTCAGACCCAACCTGCAGCGCTGGGGCAGCCCCAACTGGATCTGCCGCACCATGCACCATTGAATGAGGACACAAAGGTCTACGGCTCAAGCGTGAAGCGTGTCGAAAAGGGCATGAGGCCAGCAAGATTAGTCAGTTGGTCTTTCCCAAACTGGGCCCCTGTCCGCCGAATCAGCGGCGTGGGACTCACGGAGCGCCCGCCATCCCGCAGAACGGGGGCCTAGCTTGTGTCCGGAGGGGGACTTGAACCCCCACGCCCGTTAAGGGCACTAGCACCTCAAGCTAGCGCGTCTGCCATTCCGCCACCCGGACAGGTGGTGCTGTTTCCCGCCTGTGGGCGGCGGGGCAACGACGAACAAGAGTAGCACGCTCAGACCGGTGCCCAGCGCCAGTCCGGTGGGTCAGACGGGTGCAGCTGAGGGTCGTCGTAGCGCAGCGAGCGGACCGGTCCAGCGCCGGTCAACGGCCCTTCGAAGCGCACCGTGACCACGCCCCGGCCGGCGCCCCAGACCCACCCGGCCCCGTGCTCCTCGTGCACCACGTCGTCACCGGGACGCCAACCAGGTGCGTTGCGCCCGGTTGCAGGTCGCGGCACCTCGATGTCCGACGCCTCGGGCGCGGCACCGAGGGCGTCCGGCATCTCCACGGGCAGTTCGGCGGCATAGAGCGGACCCTCCAGGGTGAGCTCGTCCTGGGCGTGTGCAGTCAGGCCGGCCACGCCCAGACCGAGCAGTCGCAGGCCCGGGCTGACGTCGAGCGATCCCAGCAGACGGCGCCCCTCGCGCAGGATGACGGTCGCGTCCCCGGTGGCGAAGGGCAAGGTGCCGGAGCGGGTGTGCGTGGTGAAGTCACCCTCGCGGGCCTTGACAGTGATCGTCCGGGCGAAGACGGCCGCCTTCGCCAGCCGCTTCGCCAGACCCGTCGCCATCTGCCTCAGCTCGCCCTCCAGCACGGCGCGGTCGGTGATGTCGGTCTCGAAGGTCTGCTCCACCGAGATCGACTTGGCCTCACGCTCCACCACCACGGGCCGATCGTCCTCGGCGCGGGCCAGCCGGTGCAGGGCCGTCCCGTGTGCCTGGCCGAAGATCGCGACCAGGTCGGCCTCGCTGACCCGGGCCAGGTCGGCGACCGTGTCCACGCCGAAGCTGTGCAGCCGGGACGCCGTCGCTG is a window encoding:
- a CDS encoding 4a-hydroxytetrahydrobiopterin dehydratase, whose protein sequence is MDILMGQQIAEASLNDWRKLAQGLHARYVVDDFSAGARFVAAAGEAGDALGHHPRVSMGEGYVDLELVTIDAVYHDQDGTKHIIEWVTQQDVDLARRITEIAADHKVAADPASVTEIELGLDTTRSATIAPVWAVLLTGRAEAQGHGSPSDEIRDITGRVPNLWFGDAEEYETSHQRFHVEIYVAPEVAAQRIAAAVAAGGTVVDDSNAPSHTVIADQDGNRGVVCVDVSAAT
- a CDS encoding DNA polymerase IV; protein product: MPSDEQRRILHLDLDAFFAAVEQRDKPSLRGRPVVVGGLGARGVVSTASYEARVYGARSAMPMHEARRRCPAGTAYLSGRFAAYRKSSGVVMGLLRERSPLVEQVSVDEAYVDLAAAPDAPGWAGQEMEQWCAGLLARIEEETGGLTASVGVATSKMLAKLASEMNKPAGATVIRPGEELAALYPLATRAIPGIGPATASRLHSFGVDTVADLARVSEADLVAIFGQAHGTALHRLARAEDDRPVVVEREAKSISVEQTFETDITDRAVLEGELRQMATGLAKRLAKAAVFARTITVKAREGDFTTHTRSGTLPFATGDATVILREGRRLLGSLDVSPGLRLLGLGVAGLTAHAQDELTLEGPLYAAELPVEMPDALGAAPEASDIEVPRPATGRNAPGWRPGDDVVHEEHGAGWVWGAGRGVVTVRFEGPLTGAGPVRSLRYDDPQLHPSDPPDWRWAPV